From Denitrovibrio acetiphilus DSM 12809, the proteins below share one genomic window:
- a CDS encoding glycosyltransferase family 9 protein — translation MQKNTAIIRCGAIGDLISISSAVRSYKENHPDEHITLLCGESCADALRRAPYIDNLITLNDTHLYEGNIFQKFITAVKAAMSIRNCTKCFILHSDFRWELIADLAGIPNKYSLHNNDIKKSRYKIYMEALNGSERNDSKPVFHSESLTLPLYKAPYICIAPGGARNVKSDTPCRKWRGFQTLIELINININIHIVLLGSADDSTGINNEKIIDMCGMTSLSDAYHLINASALFIGNDSGLLHLAACTDTPALGVFTATSPEVVLPAASNVTSLQSPLRCSPCERQGSYKLNCGQECTGSIPPEDVFKKVLKILDM, via the coding sequence AGATCTTATCTCCATCTCCTCAGCTGTAAGGAGCTACAAAGAGAATCATCCCGATGAGCACATCACACTCCTTTGCGGAGAGAGCTGCGCAGATGCTCTGCGACGTGCCCCCTATATCGACAACCTGATCACTCTTAACGACACGCACCTATACGAAGGCAACATATTCCAAAAATTCATAACTGCTGTTAAAGCTGCGATGAGCATAAGAAACTGCACGAAGTGCTTTATACTTCATAGTGACTTTCGATGGGAGCTTATAGCAGACCTAGCAGGCATACCGAATAAATATTCACTGCATAATAATGATATAAAAAAAAGCAGATATAAAATATACATGGAAGCCTTAAACGGCTCTGAACGTAATGATAGCAAACCTGTATTCCATTCTGAAAGCTTAACTCTGCCTCTTTATAAAGCTCCATATATATGCATCGCACCCGGCGGTGCAAGAAATGTTAAAAGTGACACCCCGTGCCGCAAATGGAGAGGATTTCAGACACTCATAGAGCTGATAAACATCAATATAAACATACATATTGTTTTACTGGGCAGTGCAGATGACTCAACAGGTATCAATAATGAGAAAATTATTGATATGTGCGGCATGACGTCTCTTTCCGATGCATATCATCTCATAAATGCCTCCGCACTATTCATAGGAAACGACTCAGGACTGCTCCACCTTGCAGCGTGCACCGACACGCCAGCCCTAGGCGTATTCACCGCAACATCCCCGGAAGTCGTTTTGCCTGCCGCAAGCAATGTGACCAGCTTACAATCACCCCTGAGATGTTCACCATGCGAACGTCAGGGTAGCTACAAACTTAACTGCGGGCAAGAGTGTACAGGTTCAATACCCCCTGAGGACGTTTTTAAGAAAGTGCTGAAAATACTAGATATGTAA
- a CDS encoding P-II family nitrogen regulator → MKKIEAVIKPFKLDDVKEKLTEIGIRGITISEVKGFGRQKGHTELYRGAEYVIDFIPKIKIEVVVSDEMVAQAVEVITEAAKTGRIGDGKIFIIPIDEVIRIRTGETGENAL, encoded by the coding sequence GTGAAAAAGATCGAAGCGGTTATTAAACCTTTCAAACTGGATGACGTGAAAGAAAAACTCACAGAAATAGGTATCAGAGGGATAACTATCAGTGAAGTTAAAGGATTTGGAAGACAGAAAGGACACACAGAGCTCTATAGAGGAGCTGAGTATGTGATCGACTTTATCCCGAAGATCAAAATCGAAGTTGTCGTTTCTGACGAGATGGTCGCTCAGGCTGTGGAAGTTATAACAGAAGCAGCTAAAACAGGAAGAATAGGCGATGGGAAGATCTTTATCATACCGATAGACGAGGTTATCCGCATCAGAACTGGTGAAACCGGAGAAAATGCACTTTAA
- the glnA gene encoding type I glutamate--ammonia ligase — protein MTAKEAIKFIEEKGAKLVDFRFSDFLGQWQHTTVPAHEITEDIFEDGLGFDGSSIRGWQAINNSDMIMLPDPATIKMDPYTEIPTAYMICNIFDPISKERYTKDPRNIAAKAIKYLQSTGIADTAFFGPEAEFFIFDNIQYDTTKNSSYYVVDTEEGNWNTGAEGHNLGYKIRPKEGYFPVPPLDSLFNLRNEMVMTMEEQGLYIENSHHEVASGGQCEIDMRFNDMISMADDLQTFKYIVKNTACKYGKSATFMPKPLFEDNGSGMHVHQSLWKDGQPLFAGEEYAGMSEMALYYIGGIIKHAHTIAAFTNPTTNSYKRLVPGFEAPVSLAYSSRNRSASLRIPMYSPSPKAKRVEVRFPDPMANPYLAFTVMMMAGLDGIQNKIDPGEPMDKNLYDLDPIELSSIPQMPSSLEQAINALEKDHDFLLKGDVFTEDVIASWVEWKRDEISGLNSRPHPYEFFMYYDN, from the coding sequence ATGACAGCTAAAGAAGCAATCAAATTTATCGAAGAAAAGGGCGCAAAGCTCGTTGACTTCAGATTTTCAGACTTTCTCGGACAGTGGCAGCACACAACAGTTCCTGCTCACGAAATAACAGAAGACATATTTGAAGATGGTCTTGGTTTCGACGGTTCTTCCATCAGAGGATGGCAGGCTATTAATAACTCTGACATGATCATGCTCCCTGATCCTGCTACAATAAAAATGGATCCATATACTGAGATTCCTACTGCATATATGATCTGTAATATCTTTGACCCTATCAGCAAAGAGCGTTACACAAAAGATCCTAGAAATATAGCTGCAAAAGCTATCAAATATCTTCAGTCAACAGGTATTGCAGATACTGCTTTTTTTGGTCCTGAAGCTGAATTTTTCATATTTGATAACATTCAGTATGATACTACAAAAAACTCTTCATACTATGTAGTCGATACAGAAGAAGGCAACTGGAACACCGGTGCTGAGGGACATAACCTCGGTTATAAGATCAGACCTAAAGAAGGATACTTTCCGGTTCCACCGCTTGATTCCCTTTTTAACCTTCGTAACGAAATGGTTATGACAATGGAAGAGCAGGGGCTTTATATCGAAAACTCTCACCATGAAGTTGCTTCCGGCGGTCAGTGTGAGATTGATATGAGATTTAACGATATGATCAGCATGGCTGATGATCTCCAGACATTTAAATACATCGTTAAAAATACAGCCTGTAAATATGGCAAATCAGCTACTTTTATGCCTAAGCCGCTTTTCGAGGACAACGGTTCCGGTATGCACGTGCACCAGTCACTCTGGAAAGACGGTCAGCCTCTCTTTGCTGGTGAAGAATATGCAGGTATGAGCGAAATGGCTTTATACTACATCGGTGGTATCATTAAGCATGCACATACTATTGCCGCTTTCACAAACCCAACAACAAACTCTTATAAAAGACTTGTTCCTGGGTTTGAGGCTCCTGTTTCTCTTGCTTACTCTTCAAGAAACAGATCAGCTTCACTCAGAATCCCTATGTACAGTCCTTCACCAAAGGCTAAGCGTGTTGAAGTAAGGTTTCCGGATCCCATGGCTAACCCATACTTAGCTTTTACTGTTATGATGATGGCTGGTCTTGACGGGATACAAAACAAAATTGATCCGGGCGAGCCTATGGATAAAAACCTTTATGATCTTGATCCTATTGAACTTTCATCTATCCCGCAGATGCCGTCTTCTCTTGAGCAGGCTATCAATGCTCTTGAGAAAGATCACGATTTCCTTCTTAAAGGGGACGTTTTCACTGAAGATGTTATCGCAAGCTGGGTTGAGTGGAAAAGGGATGAGATTTCCGGTCTTAACTCCAGACCTCACCCATACGAATTTTTCATGTACTACGATAATTAA